The Psychrosphaera ytuae genome includes a region encoding these proteins:
- a CDS encoding M24 family metallopeptidase, whose product MKLLKIVLFNNADSCASKAISSHLFGAFCILVATCGSAPLSASTIQQNSFKSKSPSTYQSLTDEHQRQDPYLKILPMRKRAAVVDELLRDKLDNTLPRLMRRTGIDLWVLTSREYNEDPVLRTMLPSSWINARRQTILVLYDNGTTVERYAIARYAVGDLFQKAWDKEANPDQWQALVALIKSKQPKRIGINQSTHFALADGITATEQALLFKALPDDLSDKVVSAEKLAIAWLETRTEKEMPHYRHLTQVGHKMIATAFSNKVVKPGVTTTDDVVWWLREESRRLKMTNWFHPTVSIQRSDKTDFDQLKAFSDRPKGQVIMPGDLLHVDFGLTYLRLNSDQQQHAYVLRPGETEVPDYLIKALANGNRVQDIFTAEFQLGRTGNQILSIARKKAINEGLKPTIYTHPIGYHGHAAGPTIGMWDNQGDTPVRGDYPLFSDTAYSIELNAATYVEEWGKEIRIMLEEEAFFDGKSVTYLDGRQTALHTIYSK is encoded by the coding sequence ATGAAGTTATTGAAAATAGTCTTGTTCAACAATGCTGACTCTTGTGCTTCAAAAGCAATATCAAGTCATCTGTTTGGGGCTTTTTGTATTTTGGTTGCCACCTGTGGTTCAGCTCCGCTTAGCGCTTCGACTATTCAACAAAACAGCTTCAAGTCAAAGTCTCCCTCTACTTACCAATCTTTAACCGATGAACATCAAAGACAAGATCCCTATTTAAAGATCTTACCGATGCGCAAACGCGCAGCTGTGGTTGATGAACTCCTTCGTGACAAACTCGATAACACTCTGCCTAGATTAATGCGCCGCACTGGCATCGACCTTTGGGTACTCACCTCGAGGGAATACAATGAAGATCCTGTGTTGCGAACCATGCTACCGTCTTCTTGGATCAATGCTCGACGTCAAACCATTTTAGTTTTATACGACAACGGCACAACCGTTGAGCGTTATGCCATAGCGCGATATGCGGTAGGTGACCTATTTCAAAAAGCATGGGATAAAGAAGCCAACCCTGATCAATGGCAAGCCTTGGTTGCCCTCATAAAATCAAAACAGCCAAAGCGAATTGGTATCAACCAAAGCACTCACTTTGCACTCGCCGATGGCATAACCGCGACAGAACAAGCTTTGTTGTTTAAGGCACTGCCTGATGACCTGTCAGATAAAGTAGTCAGCGCAGAAAAACTCGCTATTGCCTGGCTAGAAACACGCACAGAAAAAGAAATGCCTCACTATCGGCACTTGACCCAAGTCGGCCACAAAATGATTGCTACAGCCTTTTCTAACAAAGTCGTCAAACCGGGTGTGACAACCACGGATGATGTAGTTTGGTGGTTACGGGAAGAAAGTCGACGTTTAAAAATGACCAACTGGTTTCACCCGACTGTTTCAATTCAGCGCAGTGACAAAACTGACTTTGATCAACTCAAAGCTTTTAGCGATCGCCCAAAAGGACAAGTCATCATGCCAGGTGATTTGTTACACGTTGATTTTGGATTGACTTATTTGCGCCTTAATTCAGATCAACAGCAACATGCATATGTACTTAGACCCGGTGAAACAGAAGTCCCTGACTATTTAATTAAAGCACTCGCCAATGGCAATCGAGTACAAGACATTTTTACTGCCGAGTTTCAACTTGGCAGAACCGGCAATCAAATTCTCTCAATCGCTCGAAAAAAAGCCATAAACGAAGGTCTAAAACCGACCATTTACACTCATCCAATTGGTTACCATGGTCATGCGGCGGGACCAACGATAGGAATGTGGGATAACCAAGGCGACACACCAGTTCGGGGCGACTACCCACTGTTTTCAGATACCGCATACTCGATCGAACTCAATGCAGCAACCTATGTTGAAGAATGGGGCAAGGAAATTCGCATCATGCTGGAAGAGGAAGCATTTTTTGATGGTAAATCAGTAACCTACCTAGATGGTAGACAAACTGCGTTACATACCATTTATTCAAAATAA
- the yegD gene encoding molecular chaperone: MIGFDYGTSNCAVGIMTDGQPRAITLGDHGTYMASSLYAPDRDVIVNWLHKNINEPFRTEFKNKRGFLLSKGQEALEDLRYDGIPEHLSFGRFALERYLDDPSEGYYIKSPKSFLGTNGLLPAQIGFFEHIVAAMMAHVKNHVEADLGRSVDQVVIGRPINFQGRNAEQSNKQAIDVLTNAAKHVGYKDIEFQYEPVAAGFEYEATLTQETRVLVVDIGGGTTDCSMLLMGPEYVSKVERQDSLLGHSGKRIGGNDFDIQLALKGIMPNLGMTSELDSGKPMPVSSYFQAVAINDVNAQSDFYSAENGRFLQQLKRDAKSPELVERLLKTYREKLSYQLVNSAEQGKIQLTDHQQLAVDLSYLDQGLQQDISRELMAEANQHQLNHIVELMHEAVEQAGCQPEVIFVTGGTAKSPVINGHLKQQFGDIPVVIGDHFGSVAAGLTRWAGNIFR, translated from the coding sequence ATGATAGGTTTTGACTACGGAACGTCAAATTGTGCAGTCGGCATAATGACTGACGGGCAGCCGAGAGCCATCACCTTAGGTGACCATGGTACGTACATGGCATCGTCGCTGTACGCACCTGATCGCGATGTAATCGTTAATTGGCTCCACAAAAATATCAATGAGCCTTTTCGCACAGAGTTTAAAAACAAACGTGGATTTTTGTTATCTAAAGGCCAAGAGGCCCTTGAAGATTTGCGTTATGACGGAATACCAGAGCACCTCTCGTTTGGTCGCTTTGCCCTAGAGCGTTACCTTGATGATCCGAGCGAAGGTTACTATATCAAATCACCAAAATCATTCTTAGGTACCAATGGTTTATTACCCGCACAAATAGGCTTTTTTGAGCACATTGTTGCGGCCATGATGGCCCATGTAAAAAACCATGTTGAAGCGGATTTAGGACGCTCAGTAGACCAAGTAGTGATAGGTCGACCAATCAATTTCCAAGGCCGAAACGCTGAACAGTCTAACAAGCAAGCTATAGATGTGCTGACTAACGCAGCCAAACACGTTGGTTATAAAGACATTGAATTTCAATACGAGCCAGTTGCCGCAGGATTTGAATACGAAGCCACTTTAACTCAAGAAACCCGAGTGCTAGTGGTGGATATCGGCGGTGGTACGACGGACTGCTCTATGCTGTTAATGGGTCCTGAATATGTATCTAAAGTAGAGCGACAAGACTCATTGCTTGGTCACAGTGGTAAACGCATTGGTGGTAACGATTTTGACATTCAGCTGGCGCTCAAGGGCATCATGCCAAATTTAGGGATGACGAGTGAGTTGGATTCAGGCAAACCTATGCCTGTAAGTAGCTATTTCCAAGCTGTTGCAATAAATGACGTCAACGCTCAATCGGATTTTTACAGTGCTGAAAATGGTCGTTTTTTACAGCAGCTCAAACGCGATGCTAAGTCACCTGAGCTGGTTGAACGACTGCTCAAAACCTATCGAGAGAAGCTGAGTTATCAATTAGTTAATAGTGCTGAACAAGGTAAAATTCAGTTGACCGATCATCAACAACTCGCGGTTGATTTGAGTTATTTGGATCAAGGCTTACAACAGGATATTTCAAGAGAATTAATGGCAGAGGCCAACCAACACCAACTTAACCACATCGTTGAGTTGATGCATGAAGCCGTTGAGCAGGCGGGCTGTCAGCCGGAGGTTATTTTTGTGACCGGTGGTACGGCCAAATCACCTGTGATTAACGGTCACTTGAAGCAACAGTTTGGTGATATTCCAGTGGTGATTGGTGATCACTTTGGCAGTGTTGCCGCTGGTCTAACGCGTTGGGCTGGGAATATCTTTCGCTAA
- a CDS encoding OmpA family protein produces MEKPSSPVESQDSDQQELAQLRSIILGRDNVHIKSVLREDARHLVSEVITEAIFDRQKNDASLNNVLQPLVEESVQKSVTHHSDKMVSSLYPLMGNLVRKYVTAFLADFIERTNQLIENSLTIQSVKWRFEAKRAGMDYAQYVASQTFVYRVEHVFLIHGETGLLLNSVAHNNNLKSDADIISSMLTAINDFVGDSFLDSGDGQREQLQSVSTDNFNLLIKPGPKAIIVAAVIGHPPQQLSDQLQLTLEQIHSLYTDPLSDFEGDNEPFANTESALRECLLSQQKLEKQQNKKIPWYGLLISAAIVLLLVFLSYRQWLASELNERIQKISEQPGIILTNVDTPNNSEATITLLRDPSAISVSQWLEDQNIPLEQLTVIEKPYQSLESEIKLKKAQSVLAQYPELTLEQEQEQEQDALIINGQVSQAERVEISSLLTAIGFDIYADVKFAVPDEQSVIATSSDPKVLAMKYQDLVSQISAAQFNFEVNSSQLTAGMRLQLQLIADKITAMDQLASSLKYEFGLLIIGASDGSGSSQQNEQLSERRAKRVADYLQTLGINPNKLYIKGLGQINLDKVSEDSRTVLLNVVTTQK; encoded by the coding sequence ATGGAAAAGCCGTCGTCGCCAGTCGAGTCACAAGATTCTGACCAACAAGAGTTGGCACAACTCAGATCGATTATATTGGGCAGAGACAATGTCCATATCAAATCAGTGCTGAGAGAAGATGCCAGACACCTTGTTAGTGAAGTCATCACTGAGGCTATTTTCGATCGCCAAAAAAACGATGCCTCTCTCAATAACGTGCTACAGCCATTGGTCGAAGAATCAGTACAAAAATCAGTTACCCACCACAGCGACAAAATGGTCAGTAGCCTGTATCCCTTGATGGGTAACTTGGTCCGTAAATATGTCACTGCGTTTTTGGCCGACTTCATCGAACGAACCAATCAACTGATAGAAAACAGCCTGACCATTCAGAGTGTTAAGTGGCGTTTTGAAGCAAAACGTGCAGGAATGGATTACGCTCAATACGTTGCGTCACAAACTTTCGTCTACCGAGTAGAACACGTATTCCTAATCCATGGCGAAACCGGCTTATTACTCAACTCTGTGGCTCATAACAACAATCTAAAAAGTGATGCAGATATCATCTCATCAATGCTTACTGCCATTAATGACTTTGTGGGTGATTCTTTTTTGGATTCGGGAGACGGTCAACGTGAACAGTTGCAGTCAGTATCCACCGACAACTTTAATTTGTTAATAAAACCCGGTCCTAAAGCGATTATTGTTGCTGCGGTTATTGGTCATCCTCCACAACAGCTCAGCGACCAACTGCAGCTTACTCTGGAACAAATCCATAGTTTGTACACGGATCCACTTTCTGACTTTGAGGGTGATAATGAGCCATTTGCCAACACCGAATCAGCGCTGCGTGAATGTTTATTGTCACAGCAAAAATTAGAAAAACAGCAAAACAAAAAGATACCTTGGTATGGTTTGTTGATATCTGCCGCTATTGTCCTTTTGTTGGTTTTTCTTTCTTATCGACAGTGGTTGGCCAGCGAACTCAACGAGCGAATCCAAAAGATCAGTGAACAGCCTGGCATTATCTTAACCAATGTCGACACACCTAATAACTCAGAAGCCACAATAACATTACTACGTGATCCCAGTGCGATTTCGGTCAGCCAATGGCTTGAGGATCAAAACATCCCACTTGAACAACTGACTGTCATCGAAAAACCGTATCAATCACTTGAATCCGAAATCAAGCTCAAAAAAGCGCAAAGCGTTTTGGCGCAATATCCAGAGTTAACTTTAGAGCAAGAGCAAGAGCAAGAGCAAGACGCATTGATCATCAATGGCCAAGTGTCTCAAGCGGAGCGAGTAGAAATAAGCAGTCTACTCACGGCTATCGGCTTTGATATCTATGCCGATGTTAAGTTTGCTGTTCCGGACGAGCAAAGTGTCATTGCAACGAGTAGTGACCCTAAAGTTTTGGCTATGAAGTACCAAGATTTAGTCAGTCAAATCAGCGCTGCTCAGTTCAATTTTGAGGTTAATAGCTCACAATTGACTGCTGGTATGCGACTCCAGTTACAGCTTATCGCAGATAAGATCACGGCGATGGATCAACTCGCGAGCTCTTTAAAGTACGAGTTCGGTTTACTTATTATCGGTGCCTCGGATGGTTCGGGCAGTAGCCAACAAAATGAGCAGCTAAGCGAACGGCGAGCTAAGCGCGTTGCTGACTATCTGCAAACCTTAGGTATAAATCCCAACAAACTGTATATCAAAGGCCTAGGCCAGATAAATTTAGATAAAGTAAGTGAAGACTCACGCACTGTTTTACTCAATGTAGTAACAACTCAAAAATAA
- a CDS encoding nidogen-like domain-containing protein has product MKLFKNLLVTVLLAFTVTKQAQADVILYGMGGESQLGDIATPKVDDGSSNELQLPFTLSWGGSSASTFFVNTNGNITFGSGFTRFSATSFDNVPFPIIAPFWGDVDISCDTCGDIYVGSPEEGVVAVTWDRVAEYGNTENSARNTFQAVLIDRSGDTGVNGDFDVEFRYQNLEWSDNANAGFGLGNGAPPIDECEVIEDCSDFPPIDDCEVSDCEGFPPCEIESVCEFLPIPQSTQLSSLSLEQDILEAPTYYSLPGSLTEEVLELANTSNSGEEGVWTFSFRDGQYASEGQAPISLDNVDYIPEVGETPDNPRLPDGTTEEGGWEFDFEIDFGEIVFIDPDVAVGYDYVVNSGPNFASVILPSGFDARYELWLMGANGWEFADNLVAEVEYFFGQGGVSMFRILGIDTSNMIDPTDAQAFVTGLSFVAAGTIDMSQTPITEFVADPAVDVNEPNALILLSLGLGFLAFRRRKA; this is encoded by the coding sequence ATGAAGCTGTTTAAAAACCTTCTTGTTACTGTATTGCTGGCATTTACAGTAACTAAACAAGCTCAAGCTGATGTCATTTTGTACGGCATGGGCGGTGAATCACAATTGGGTGATATTGCTACTCCTAAAGTCGATGACGGCTCTAGTAATGAGTTACAGCTACCATTTACACTGAGCTGGGGCGGTAGTTCTGCAAGCACATTTTTTGTAAACACCAACGGTAATATTACTTTTGGTAGTGGGTTTACACGCTTTAGTGCGACCTCATTTGACAACGTACCATTCCCAATCATCGCACCTTTTTGGGGTGATGTAGACATTTCCTGTGATACCTGTGGCGACATTTACGTTGGTAGTCCTGAAGAAGGCGTTGTTGCCGTTACTTGGGATCGCGTTGCTGAATACGGTAATACAGAAAACTCGGCACGAAATACGTTTCAGGCTGTATTGATTGATCGCTCAGGTGACACCGGAGTCAATGGGGACTTTGATGTTGAGTTTCGTTATCAAAATTTAGAATGGTCAGACAATGCAAACGCAGGCTTTGGTCTTGGTAATGGTGCTCCGCCGATTGATGAGTGTGAAGTGATAGAAGACTGTTCTGATTTTCCACCGATTGATGATTGTGAGGTTAGTGACTGCGAAGGCTTTCCTCCTTGTGAAATTGAATCTGTTTGCGAATTTCTCCCAATTCCACAAAGCACTCAATTGAGCTCACTGAGCCTTGAACAAGATATTCTCGAAGCCCCAACTTATTACAGCCTGCCAGGATCGCTTACTGAAGAAGTATTGGAACTTGCAAATACGTCAAATTCTGGTGAAGAAGGTGTGTGGACTTTCTCTTTTAGAGATGGTCAATATGCAAGTGAAGGCCAAGCCCCTATCTCTTTAGATAATGTTGATTACATTCCAGAAGTTGGCGAGACCCCTGACAATCCAAGATTACCAGATGGTACAACTGAAGAAGGCGGTTGGGAGTTTGACTTTGAAATCGACTTTGGCGAGATTGTATTTATCGATCCAGATGTAGCTGTCGGTTATGACTACGTTGTCAATAGCGGCCCTAACTTTGCGTCAGTGATCTTACCTTCTGGTTTTGATGCTCGTTACGAGCTGTGGCTAATGGGTGCTAACGGATGGGAATTTGCTGACAACCTTGTTGCAGAAGTAGAGTACTTCTTTGGTCAAGGCGGTGTTTCTATGTTCCGTATCTTGGGCATTGATACTTCAAATATGATTGACCCAACTGACGCTCAAGCGTTCGTAACAGGTCTTTCGTTTGTGGCGGCTGGTACAATCGATATGTCGCAAACGCCAATTACTGAGTTTGTTGCTGACCCTGCCGTTGATGTTAATGAACCAAACGCGTTGATTTTACTATCGTTAGGCTTGGGCTTTTTGGCGTTTCGTCGCCGTAAAGCATAA
- a CDS encoding invasion associated locus B family protein: protein MTRQIKAFTYSFFLGLIALSQSVTAESQPLASNDKSIHGSWSYECNKNMCFISQMIMAKQKGKIGIAGGVNIAIASKQRPIMTLRFNKDAHVPAGIGIKVDANPAIRTKILNCDAKVCETNLIMDAKMLDEMQNGHGLQVVFLNNISGKQVTLPFSLSGFSEAYGKLSQQQS from the coding sequence ATGACACGTCAAATTAAAGCTTTTACCTACTCCTTCTTTTTGGGACTAATAGCCCTAAGCCAATCTGTTACGGCTGAATCACAACCGCTAGCTTCTAACGATAAGTCCATTCACGGTTCTTGGAGTTACGAATGCAACAAAAACATGTGTTTTATCAGTCAAATGATCATGGCAAAACAAAAAGGTAAGATTGGTATTGCAGGCGGTGTAAATATCGCAATTGCGTCAAAACAGCGTCCAATTATGACCCTTAGGTTCAATAAGGATGCGCATGTTCCTGCGGGTATTGGCATAAAAGTTGATGCAAACCCTGCCATTCGAACAAAAATACTCAACTGTGATGCCAAAGTATGTGAAACTAACCTAATTATGGATGCTAAGATGCTCGATGAAATGCAAAATGGCCATGGCCTACAAGTTGTATTTTTGAATAACATCAGTGGCAAACAAGTGACCTTACCGTTTTCTTTAAGCGGCTTTTCAGAAGCCTACGGTAAGCTTTCTCAACAACAATCATAA
- a CDS encoding AbgT family transporter: MEQSQTPSNEPVQEDSRLQRILNKVEIWGNKLPDPAVLFILLLAIVWALSWALSGIDFNVVDPRTGDALQINNQFSGSSLTQLTSTMVNNFSHFHPVGVVLVAMLGIGVAEYSGFINAGLRALLSVTKTWLLTPMIILIGIISHSAVDAGYVLVIPLGGVIFYAAGRHPLAGIAAAFAGVSGGFSANFLPSALDPMLQGISQVGAQILDPSVVLNPLNNIFFTGASTLVIVFLGWFITDKVVEPKLQSNKLDGDLSDLPSMEPLSDAERSALRWALFSIVASIVFLIGTASLEGSPWADSEGSLTSGAAPIMKSIVPLIFLMFLIPGLVYGAVIGSIRNSKQFVEGMSKAMQGMGYYLVIMFFIAQFIYAFGQSNLGVLLAVKGAEFLKEMALPGGVTITGIILLTGLINLFVGSASAKWALLAPIFVPMLMQLGISPDLAQAAYRIGDSSTNIITPLMPYFPLVVVFCQRYVTNTGIGTLTSMMLPFSVSFLIVWTLFLMVYWTIGIPLGIQATYEYVAP, from the coding sequence ATGGAACAATCTCAAACTCCAAGTAACGAACCAGTACAAGAGGACTCTCGCTTACAGCGCATACTCAACAAAGTTGAGATATGGGGTAACAAGCTACCAGATCCAGCGGTACTGTTTATTCTTTTACTCGCTATTGTCTGGGCGCTTTCTTGGGCGCTGTCAGGGATCGACTTTAACGTAGTCGACCCTCGTACTGGTGACGCGTTACAAATTAATAATCAGTTCTCTGGTAGTTCACTCACTCAGCTCACCTCTACAATGGTGAACAACTTCTCGCACTTCCACCCTGTTGGTGTAGTACTCGTTGCGATGTTAGGTATTGGTGTTGCTGAATACTCGGGCTTTATCAATGCAGGTTTACGGGCTTTGTTGTCTGTGACTAAAACTTGGTTGTTAACCCCGATGATCATTCTTATCGGGATCATCAGCCACTCAGCGGTTGATGCCGGTTACGTGTTAGTAATCCCTCTTGGTGGTGTTATCTTTTATGCTGCAGGTCGTCATCCTCTAGCAGGTATTGCAGCGGCGTTTGCCGGTGTCTCTGGTGGTTTCTCAGCGAACTTTTTACCATCTGCTCTAGACCCTATGCTGCAAGGTATCTCACAAGTAGGTGCGCAAATATTAGATCCATCAGTTGTATTAAACCCGCTTAACAACATTTTCTTCACTGGTGCTTCAACATTAGTAATTGTGTTTTTGGGTTGGTTCATCACTGATAAAGTGGTCGAGCCTAAGTTACAAAGCAACAAGCTTGATGGCGATTTGTCAGACTTACCGAGTATGGAGCCACTATCAGATGCAGAGCGTTCTGCGCTTCGTTGGGCGCTGTTCTCAATTGTCGCAAGTATCGTCTTCTTGATAGGTACAGCATCACTTGAGGGCTCGCCATGGGCTGATTCAGAAGGGTCGTTAACCTCTGGCGCTGCGCCAATTATGAAGTCAATTGTCCCTCTTATCTTTTTGATGTTTTTAATTCCGGGCCTAGTTTATGGTGCGGTAATCGGTAGCATCCGCAATTCAAAGCAATTTGTTGAAGGTATGAGTAAAGCCATGCAAGGCATGGGTTATTACCTTGTTATCATGTTCTTTATCGCGCAATTCATCTATGCATTTGGTCAATCAAACCTAGGTGTATTACTGGCCGTTAAAGGAGCTGAGTTCTTAAAAGAAATGGCTCTGCCAGGGGGTGTGACGATAACTGGTATTATTCTTTTGACTGGTTTAATCAACTTATTTGTCGGCTCTGCATCTGCAAAATGGGCGTTATTAGCACCTATTTTCGTTCCGATGTTGATGCAATTAGGTATTTCTCCTGACTTAGCTCAAGCGGCATATCGTATTGGTGACTCTAGTACCAATATTATTACGCCATTAATGCCATACTTCCCGTTAGTCGTTGTATTTTGTCAACGCTACGTAACTAACACAGGTATTGGTACTCTAACGTCAATGATGTTGCCGTTCTCGGTGAGCTTCTTAATCGTTTGGACCTTGTTCTTGATGGTGTACTGGACTATCGGTATTCCATTAGGAATCCAAGCAACCTACGAGTACGTAGCACCGTAA
- a CDS encoding dipeptidyl-peptidase 3 family protein, which produces MKTSLKHIALSAIAASLITACSKAPESSSNEVEPSQSSSVVTSDVDNKKLELTVERSRLDIYHPVELKADLSHLSNNQKKMLSLLIDASKEMDKLFWMQAFGEPKNKFLQRIDDDKTRAFAEINYGPWDRLNGDKPFLTTYDEKFLGAEFYPHDMTKEEFEALELEGKTGLYSVLERRKDGSIRLVPYHSKYQGEVKRAAALMIQAASYADNEEFKDYLLKRADALVTDNYQPSDFAWMDMKTNPIDIVIGAIETYEDQLFGYRAAYESYVLVKDMAWSERLAKYAAYLPELQTNMPVPAEYKQEMPGSDADLNAYDVIYYAGHSNAGGKTIAINLPNDEEVQLKKGTRRLQLKNAMRAKFDHILVPIAEELIAPEQRENITFNAFFANTMFHEVAHGLGIKNTINDKGTVRQALKEHASALEEGKADILGLYMIRQLLENGAMTEGKLEDYYTTFLAGIFRSVRFGASSAHGKANMVRFNYFKEQGAFNRGEDGFYRVDMDKMNKAVDGLTNVILKLQGDGDYAGVDQLVAEKGLIKADLAADLAKLTKANIPVDITFKQGKEVLGLPDVSPRDTEQ; this is translated from the coding sequence ATGAAAACTTCTTTAAAGCACATTGCACTAAGTGCTATCGCAGCTAGCCTTATCACCGCTTGTTCTAAAGCACCAGAATCGTCGTCAAATGAAGTCGAGCCATCACAGTCTAGCTCAGTGGTTACCTCTGACGTAGATAACAAAAAATTAGAACTGACGGTTGAACGCTCGAGATTAGACATTTACCACCCTGTCGAGTTAAAGGCTGATTTGTCGCATTTATCAAACAACCAAAAGAAGATGCTGTCATTACTGATTGATGCATCTAAAGAAATGGATAAGCTGTTTTGGATGCAAGCTTTTGGTGAGCCAAAGAACAAATTTTTGCAACGTATTGATGATGACAAAACCCGAGCTTTTGCTGAAATTAACTACGGACCTTGGGACCGTTTAAATGGTGACAAACCATTTTTAACGACATATGACGAGAAGTTTTTGGGTGCTGAGTTTTACCCGCATGACATGACAAAAGAAGAGTTTGAAGCACTAGAGTTAGAAGGTAAAACAGGCCTTTATTCAGTGTTAGAACGCCGTAAAGACGGGTCAATTCGCTTGGTGCCATATCACAGTAAATACCAAGGTGAAGTGAAGCGCGCAGCCGCTCTTATGATCCAAGCTGCGTCTTATGCAGACAACGAAGAATTTAAAGATTACTTATTAAAACGCGCCGACGCACTAGTTACAGACAACTACCAGCCAAGTGATTTTGCATGGATGGACATGAAGACCAACCCGATTGATATCGTGATTGGTGCTATCGAAACGTACGAAGATCAGTTATTTGGTTACCGCGCAGCGTATGAGTCATACGTATTGGTCAAGGACATGGCGTGGAGTGAGCGTTTGGCAAAATACGCAGCGTATTTACCTGAACTACAAACCAACATGCCAGTTCCGGCTGAGTACAAACAAGAAATGCCTGGTTCTGACGCTGATTTGAACGCCTATGACGTAATTTATTATGCCGGTCACTCAAATGCAGGCGGCAAAACCATTGCGATTAACCTGCCAAATGATGAAGAAGTTCAGCTGAAAAAAGGCACTCGCCGCTTACAACTCAAAAACGCTATGCGCGCCAAGTTTGATCACATTTTGGTGCCAATCGCAGAAGAGCTAATTGCACCAGAACAACGCGAAAACATTACGTTTAATGCCTTTTTTGCTAATACTATGTTCCACGAAGTTGCTCATGGTTTAGGCATTAAAAATACCATTAATGACAAAGGTACCGTTCGCCAAGCTTTAAAAGAACACGCTTCTGCACTTGAAGAAGGTAAAGCGGATATTTTGGGCTTGTACATGATCCGCCAGTTACTCGAAAACGGCGCTATGACCGAAGGTAAACTTGAAGATTACTACACGACGTTCTTAGCTGGGATTTTCCGCTCTGTGCGTTTTGGTGCATCAAGTGCACACGGCAAGGCAAACATGGTTCGCTTTAATTATTTTAAAGAGCAAGGTGCCTTTAACCGTGGTGAAGACGGTTTCTATCGTGTCGATATGGACAAAATGAACAAGGCCGTAGATGGTTTAACCAATGTCATCTTAAAACTTCAAGGTGACGGTGACTACGCAGGCGTCGACCAACTTGTTGCAGAAAAAGGTCTTATTAAAGCAGACTTAGCAGCAGACCTAGCTAAATTAACCAAAGCTAATATCCCAGTTGATATTACTTTTAAACAGGGTAAAGAAGTTTTGGGTTTACCTGATGTATCACCGCGTGATACCGAACAATAA
- a CDS encoding Rab family GTPase, translated as MIQKKICLLGASSVGKTSLIRQFVDGIFSDRYLTTIGVKVDKKLVEIDGQKVQFILWDIEGNDRYNLFQERYLRGAAAYIIVVDQTRMSSLLDGMSIQALASKTVDCPSVLAINKSDLTSNLQLSEADLESHKSQFDFCINTSAKTGDNVEKMFSDLAKHFLGAK; from the coding sequence TTGATTCAGAAAAAGATTTGCCTATTGGGTGCCTCGAGTGTAGGCAAGACAAGTCTTATTAGGCAATTTGTCGATGGAATTTTTAGCGATCGCTATTTGACGACGATCGGCGTCAAAGTTGACAAAAAGCTAGTTGAGATCGACGGTCAAAAGGTTCAATTTATTCTTTGGGACATCGAAGGAAATGACCGTTACAACCTCTTCCAAGAAAGGTACTTAAGAGGGGCAGCGGCTTACATCATAGTCGTAGACCAAACTCGTATGTCATCTCTATTAGACGGAATGAGTATTCAAGCGCTTGCCAGTAAAACGGTTGACTGCCCTTCTGTACTCGCTATCAATAAAAGTGACTTAACAAGTAATCTCCAACTCAGTGAAGCAGATTTAGAATCACACAAGTCACAGTTTGATTTTTGCATTAACACTAGTGCTAAAACGGGTGATAACGTTGAGAAAATGTTCTCTGATTTAGCAAAGCATTTTCTAGGAGCTAAGTAA